In Burkholderia sp. GAS332, one DNA window encodes the following:
- a CDS encoding ATP-binding cassette, subfamily B, whose protein sequence is MRSRATGSWQMTRKKLDFRGQAFKDVLGFTFLHWAKQPWRIFAISALVLLSALADVLTPMFAGRLVDAIASGSAGDTVAWHAAITAFCVLGALGLGATLLRQGVYFNIIKLTLKMMSEIAANAFHRVQRFSTDWHANSFAGSTVRKITRGMWALDLLNDTLLIALFPSMVMLVGATVLLGWRWPMMGAVVGIGSVLYIAVTVAMSLGFVAPAARLANAWDTRMGGALADAVSCNGVVKAFGAEAREEALLDRVIVKWRHRTRRTWIRGTVNGGLQGGMLVAIQAAILGVALLLWARGEASVGDITFALTMFFMLQGYLRDVGMHIRNLQRSVNDMEELVSLESQPLGIEDRPGAGPITIGKGEIRFEHVTFHYGAKATPLYDNFSVRIAPGERVGLVGHSGSGKTTFIKLIQRLYDISEGRITIDGQDIARVRQASLRSQIAIVQQEPVLFHRSLAENIAYARPGASRAEIERAARLASAHDFIATLPQGYDTLVGERGIKLSGGERQRVAIARAFLADAPILILDEATSSLDSESEVLIQHAMERLMMGRTTLVVAHRLSTVRALDRLLVLDKGKVIEEGSHEALIRLENGLYRRLFERQALELIKGLSDSEIMHKTDSAKASRLDDSSLLVEK, encoded by the coding sequence GTGCGCTCGCGCGCCACCGGGTCGTGGCAAATGACTAGAAAAAAACTCGACTTTCGTGGGCAAGCCTTCAAGGATGTCCTCGGCTTCACCTTCCTTCACTGGGCCAAACAGCCTTGGCGCATCTTTGCAATTAGCGCACTGGTGCTGCTCTCGGCATTGGCCGACGTACTCACGCCGATGTTCGCCGGACGGCTGGTCGATGCGATCGCATCCGGCTCCGCTGGAGACACCGTCGCGTGGCACGCTGCGATCACGGCCTTCTGCGTGCTAGGCGCGCTGGGGCTCGGCGCGACGCTGCTTCGTCAGGGCGTGTATTTCAACATCATCAAGCTGACGCTCAAGATGATGAGCGAGATCGCCGCGAATGCGTTTCATCGCGTGCAACGCTTTTCGACGGACTGGCACGCCAACAGCTTCGCCGGATCCACCGTGCGCAAAATCACGCGCGGCATGTGGGCGCTCGATCTGCTCAACGACACGCTGCTGATTGCGCTGTTCCCGTCGATGGTCATGCTGGTCGGCGCAACCGTGCTGCTCGGCTGGCGCTGGCCGATGATGGGCGCGGTCGTCGGTATCGGTTCAGTGCTGTATATCGCGGTGACGGTGGCCATGTCGCTCGGCTTCGTTGCGCCCGCCGCACGCCTCGCTAACGCATGGGACACCCGCATGGGCGGCGCCCTCGCCGACGCAGTCAGCTGCAACGGCGTGGTAAAAGCGTTCGGCGCCGAAGCGCGCGAAGAAGCCCTGCTCGACCGTGTGATCGTCAAGTGGCGTCATCGTACGCGCCGCACATGGATACGCGGCACGGTCAACGGCGGCTTGCAGGGCGGCATGCTGGTGGCAATCCAGGCCGCCATTCTCGGCGTCGCGTTGCTGTTGTGGGCGCGCGGCGAAGCGAGCGTCGGCGATATCACGTTCGCGCTGACGATGTTCTTCATGCTGCAAGGCTATCTGCGCGACGTCGGCATGCACATCCGCAACCTGCAGCGTTCGGTCAACGACATGGAAGAACTGGTGTCGCTGGAGAGCCAGCCGCTGGGCATCGAAGATCGGCCCGGCGCGGGCCCGATCACGATCGGCAAAGGCGAAATTCGCTTCGAGCACGTCACCTTCCACTACGGTGCGAAAGCCACGCCGCTCTATGACAACTTCTCTGTGCGCATCGCGCCGGGAGAACGCGTCGGGCTGGTCGGGCATTCGGGCTCCGGGAAGACGACCTTCATCAAGCTGATCCAGCGGCTGTACGATATTTCGGAAGGCCGGATCACGATCGACGGTCAGGACATCGCCCGCGTGCGGCAGGCGTCGTTGCGCAGCCAGATCGCGATCGTTCAGCAGGAGCCGGTGCTGTTTCACCGCTCGCTGGCGGAGAACATCGCCTATGCGAGGCCCGGTGCGAGCCGCGCCGAGATCGAACGCGCCGCGAGGCTCGCCAGTGCGCACGACTTTATCGCGACACTGCCTCAAGGTTACGACACGCTGGTGGGCGAGCGCGGCATCAAGCTCTCCGGCGGCGAACGTCAGCGCGTGGCGATCGCGCGGGCGTTTCTCGCGGACGCGCCGATCCTGATTCTGGACGAAGCGACCTCGAGCCTCGACAGCGAAAGCGAGGTGCTGATCCAGCACGCGATGGAACGGCTGATGATGGGCCGCACGACGCTAGTGGTGGCGCACCGTCTTTCCACCGTGCGAGCACTGGACCGGCTGCTGGTGCTGGACAAGGGCAAGGTCATCGAGGAAGGCAGTCACGAGGCGTTGATCCGACTCGAGAACGGCCTGTACAGACGGTTGTTCGAACGTCAGGCGCTGGAGTTGATCAAGGGTTTGAGCGACTCGGAGATCATGCACAAGACCGACAGCGCGAAGGCGAGTCGGCTCGATGATTCGAGCTTGCTGGTCGAGAAGTAA